From Gimesia panareensis, the proteins below share one genomic window:
- a CDS encoding BlaI/MecI/CopY family transcriptional regulator produces the protein MVKTPRDVTEAELSVLQVLWQEGPATIRTITEILEPERTDSYYSTVKKLLERLETKGFVNREPAGIAFIYQASIERDELVGRRLQEVAETLCEGSLTPLLTQLAQHNDLNRKQQKVLMDLIDDLARQNQKP, from the coding sequence ATGGTCAAGACGCCGCGCGATGTCACGGAAGCAGAATTGAGTGTCTTACAGGTACTCTGGCAAGAGGGCCCGGCCACGATTCGGACGATTACGGAAATCCTCGAACCTGAACGAACCGACTCGTACTATTCCACCGTGAAAAAACTGCTGGAACGGCTGGAAACCAAGGGATTTGTGAACCGGGAACCGGCGGGCATCGCCTTCATCTACCAGGCCAGTATTGAGCGTGACGAACTGGTGGGGCGGCGCCTGCAGGAAGTGGCGGAGACGCTGTGTGAAGGTTCCCTGACACCGCTGCTGACTCAACTGGCGCAGCACAATGATCTGAACCGGAAACAGCAGAAGGTGCTGATGGATCTGATCGACGACCTGGCCCGACAAAACCAAAAACCATAA
- a CDS encoding M56 family metallopeptidase, with the protein MDLLWKLLLSNAVIAGCLFALVLLVRRWVKNPAVLHLLLLLVLIKLITPAVWYPQIALFATNTESPAAQSEPAFSQGIASESNSHRRSSAESGLTVLNSLKEGLNNRETAAPRTTKTNLTSSSTTGSAPPGEVTTQPTWSERLISYFAGQKWRFASFAFLIWGVGTVVCFLTGTIRILRFRKLLKHVQPASAELQQRACALGERIGLKSVPRVELIPGAISPLLWAFCSRARIILPESLLQELNDAEIETLLLHELAHYRRGDHCVRLLEFITTGLYWWYPIVWWVRREIRVTEEACCDAWVIQTEPAKRRAYAEVLVKATGFVSQAQRIPAATGMGSQRILEQRLTSIMRDSLKHQISRRGKFLLALVALMLLSLAPLPGTSRAETRVAEKPDRLPSVETILNGYRDNLQRLLPLEMTYQVLIKENMNCINNDRQQLRDAELMTTLKHTDLKTPDGKVVYNELQFAYVVGESLRRAEELRASLTPDRIKSRQEGWISDRSYFWSDGKSFQRRWPGNLKNSELDLTPRKLTQAALPHYFKSIYVLSAIKGATPPYRVWFGASSSFPQGQGRITDDFNRVTSYKTRAPLAVSQFPWDEKQDWQHLDYFMTRSTEDYKVVGWRNFQGRRTIVLDGCFTPIHQQTGLRNRYRIWVDPERGFLPLRMEMTDVNTQGQAVREVYRYLEVEQIDQFADSYYPVKIHFQNYTVDSPGIQKQNEKIRENNLDPKSLTPLPLVPGRSEIWTVTSFTANKTMEQNELAWEFPQGAVYWNDLDGKKYVAGRPEQGPLPASPPPPLQPGTPAPPLQVKAWLNGKSQTLEALRGKVVFLLFIDGIQETDYSQIPADMQKPLEQMRNFMKAFHAKYSEKGVVFLEVHPPGTEPDKIRAFHQFRQFETPAAIDLASQQGGKTNILYNGVDMDLNFLLIGRDGHIAFTQQSLENEQGELYYRYVANKLSIPIHENISEEEAMKNGMRILEYMVSEQLDQVLAVEKE; encoded by the coding sequence ATGGATCTGCTCTGGAAACTTTTACTCAGCAATGCGGTGATCGCCGGTTGTCTGTTCGCACTGGTCCTGCTGGTCCGTCGCTGGGTGAAGAACCCGGCCGTGTTACACCTGCTGCTGTTGCTGGTGTTGATCAAGCTGATCACCCCAGCCGTCTGGTATCCACAGATTGCACTGTTCGCAACGAATACCGAATCCCCTGCCGCACAATCTGAGCCAGCTTTTTCGCAGGGAATCGCATCCGAATCGAATTCCCATCGACGATCGTCTGCTGAATCAGGTCTGACCGTTCTCAATTCCCTGAAAGAGGGCTTGAATAACAGGGAAACCGCTGCTCCCAGGACGACAAAGACCAATCTCACATCTTCTTCGACAACCGGGTCGGCTCCACCAGGTGAAGTCACCACTCAACCAACCTGGTCGGAACGACTGATATCGTATTTCGCTGGACAGAAATGGAGGTTTGCCTCCTTCGCGTTCCTGATCTGGGGTGTCGGCACCGTGGTCTGTTTTCTGACAGGAACGATCCGAATTCTCCGCTTTCGGAAACTCTTAAAACACGTACAACCCGCTTCTGCCGAACTGCAGCAGCGCGCCTGCGCACTGGGAGAACGCATCGGTCTCAAATCGGTCCCCCGGGTCGAACTGATCCCGGGTGCGATCTCTCCCCTGCTCTGGGCATTCTGTTCACGCGCACGGATCATATTGCCGGAATCACTCCTGCAGGAACTGAACGACGCTGAAATTGAAACATTGCTGTTGCACGAACTGGCACATTACCGCCGCGGCGATCACTGTGTGCGCCTGCTTGAATTCATAACGACTGGACTCTACTGGTGGTACCCAATCGTGTGGTGGGTCCGCCGGGAAATCCGGGTAACCGAAGAAGCCTGTTGCGACGCCTGGGTCATCCAGACTGAACCCGCCAAACGCCGGGCCTATGCAGAAGTCCTCGTCAAAGCGACCGGTTTCGTATCCCAGGCGCAGCGCATCCCCGCAGCCACGGGCATGGGTTCGCAGCGAATCCTGGAACAGCGGCTGACGTCGATCATGCGGGACTCATTGAAGCACCAGATTTCGCGGCGGGGAAAATTTCTGCTGGCGTTGGTGGCATTGATGTTATTGTCACTGGCTCCCCTGCCCGGCACTTCGCGGGCGGAAACCAGGGTGGCAGAGAAACCGGACCGGCTGCCGAGCGTGGAAACGATTCTCAATGGTTACCGGGATAACCTTCAGCGGTTACTGCCGCTGGAGATGACGTACCAGGTGTTGATTAAAGAGAATATGAACTGTATCAACAATGATCGTCAGCAGCTGAGAGATGCAGAGTTGATGACGACACTCAAACACACTGATCTCAAAACACCGGATGGAAAGGTGGTCTACAACGAACTACAGTTCGCATATGTAGTCGGTGAATCATTAAGGCGTGCAGAGGAGCTCAGAGCCAGTTTGACTCCGGATCGTATCAAATCACGACAAGAGGGCTGGATTTCAGATCGCAGCTATTTCTGGTCGGATGGGAAATCATTCCAGCGCCGCTGGCCGGGTAATTTAAAAAACTCCGAACTCGATCTGACGCCCCGAAAATTAACTCAGGCTGCGCTCCCGCATTATTTTAAATCCATCTATGTTTTGTCCGCCATCAAAGGAGCCACGCCGCCATATCGCGTCTGGTTTGGTGCCTCTTCAAGTTTTCCCCAGGGACAGGGACGCATCACGGATGACTTCAATCGGGTCACTTCTTACAAAACGAGGGCACCGCTGGCCGTTTCCCAGTTCCCATGGGATGAAAAACAGGACTGGCAGCACCTGGATTATTTCATGACCCGTTCAACTGAAGACTATAAAGTGGTCGGCTGGCGGAACTTCCAGGGACGTCGCACGATTGTCCTGGATGGCTGCTTTACGCCTATCCATCAGCAGACAGGTCTACGCAACCGTTATCGTATCTGGGTGGATCCTGAGCGAGGCTTTTTGCCGTTGCGAATGGAAATGACCGACGTAAATACCCAGGGACAAGCGGTGCGCGAGGTCTATCGGTATCTGGAGGTCGAGCAGATCGACCAGTTCGCGGACAGCTATTACCCGGTCAAAATCCATTTCCAGAATTACACCGTCGACAGCCCTGGCATTCAGAAGCAGAATGAGAAAATCAGGGAGAATAATCTGGACCCCAAATCACTTACTCCTCTGCCGTTAGTCCCCGGGCGCAGTGAAATCTGGACAGTCACCAGCTTCACGGCAAACAAAACGATGGAACAGAATGAGCTTGCCTGGGAATTTCCTCAGGGGGCCGTTTACTGGAATGATCTAGATGGGAAAAAGTATGTGGCTGGTCGGCCAGAACAGGGTCCCTTGCCTGCATCTCCACCTCCGCCGCTTCAGCCAGGAACACCAGCGCCGCCTCTACAGGTGAAAGCCTGGCTGAATGGCAAATCACAAACACTGGAAGCGCTGCGGGGCAAAGTCGTCTTCCTGTTGTTCATCGACGGAATTCAGGAAACAGATTACTCCCAGATTCCTGCAGACATGCAAAAGCCGCTGGAACAAATGCGGAATTTTATGAAAGCATTCCATGCCAAATATTCTGAGAAAGGGGTTGTCTTCCTGGAGGTCCATCCACCAGGTACGGAGCCGGATAAAATCCGTGCGTTTCATCAGTTCCGTCAATTTGAAACGCCTGCCGCCATCGACCTGGCCAGCCAGCAGGGAGGTAAGACGAACATCCTCTATAACGGCGTTGATATGGATTTGAATTTTCTATTGATTGGTCGGGATGGCCATATCGCCTTCACCCAACAGTCCCTGGAGAACGAACAGGGAGAACTCTATTACCGCTATGTAGCGAACAAGCTCTCCATCCCAATACATGAAAATATTTCAGAAGAGGAAGCGATGAAAAACGGGATGCGAATTCTGGAGTACATGGTGAGCGAACAGTTGGATCAAGTACTCGCAGTTGAGAAAGAATGA
- a CDS encoding TlpA family protein disulfide reductase gives MSGETYNTILYVVSAGVMIALVGFVSSLGMMILRWNTDKRRGHVIRLLASIAGIVMLAATLYVVQIWIFLPSLARKQLAEYEAARAKLLADSSVVHVGDPAPDFSLTTINDQEFSLADARGDVLLINFFATWCGPCRMESPHIQQIWEERKQNPHFRLLVIGREETKEKVQQFCAANNFTFPAAPDVDGKVYFQFAKEYIPRTLIISPEGKIVYSQMGFDERDLQKLRETLDQQLAQVPDESQAKPAE, from the coding sequence ATGAGTGGAGAGACATATAATACGATTCTCTATGTCGTGAGTGCGGGTGTTATGATTGCCCTGGTTGGGTTTGTTTCTTCATTGGGGATGATGATACTCCGCTGGAATACCGACAAACGCCGAGGACATGTCATCCGTCTGCTGGCCTCCATCGCCGGCATCGTGATGCTGGCGGCTACACTGTATGTTGTCCAGATCTGGATCTTTCTACCATCCCTCGCACGAAAACAGCTGGCAGAGTACGAGGCGGCCCGGGCGAAACTCCTGGCGGATTCATCGGTTGTTCATGTAGGGGATCCGGCGCCAGACTTCTCGCTGACGACGATCAATGATCAGGAGTTTTCTTTAGCAGACGCGCGTGGTGATGTGCTCCTGATCAATTTCTTTGCCACCTGGTGCGGCCCTTGCCGGATGGAATCGCCGCATATCCAGCAGATCTGGGAAGAGCGAAAACAGAATCCACACTTTCGCCTGCTGGTGATCGGACGCGAGGAAACGAAAGAGAAGGTGCAACAGTTCTGTGCGGCAAACAATTTCACCTTCCCGGCTGCCCCTGACGTGGATGGAAAGGTTTATTTTCAATTCGCAAAAGAATACATTCCCCGCACACTGATCATCTCCCCGGAAGGGAAGATCGTCTACTCCCAGATGGGCTTCGACGAACGCGACCTGCAGAAGCTGCGGGAGACGTTGGACCAGCAACTGGCGCAGGTGCCGGATGAGTCTCAAGCGAAACCAGCCGAGTGA
- a CDS encoding beta-propeller domain-containing protein has product MPRAAQFFALVIALLMTSVASAERLVLVSASYQKNILAICDTKGKVLWSYETEGPAKGHAGHHDVQLLPNGNILFHDSWTGLKEISLAKKVVWTYDSAKSNGNAGKRVDVHAFKRLPNGNTVIVESGVGRIIEVDRDGKLVHQFPLKKGGAQSTRLMRITPEGTYLVCSEQPGVVIEYDRDGKVIWEYPIGTRVYGALRLKNGNTLIASGSGHSVREVTPDKRTIWEVKERVPGTNVALKWTTCLQELDNGNLVIGNCHAGPENPQILELDDNRKIVWQFDEFDLVGNGLACWEILDDEQSKLVRKKLRALKAESP; this is encoded by the coding sequence ATGCCACGCGCCGCGCAGTTCTTCGCTCTTGTAATCGCTCTCCTGATGACCTCCGTCGCTTCCGCGGAACGACTGGTCCTGGTCAGTGCATCCTACCAGAAAAATATTCTCGCGATCTGTGATACCAAAGGTAAAGTCCTCTGGTCGTACGAGACAGAAGGGCCCGCCAAGGGACACGCCGGCCATCACGATGTGCAGCTGCTCCCCAATGGGAACATCCTGTTTCACGATAGCTGGACCGGGCTCAAAGAGATCTCCCTCGCTAAGAAAGTCGTCTGGACGTACGATTCCGCGAAGAGCAACGGCAATGCCGGGAAGCGGGTCGATGTGCACGCCTTTAAACGACTTCCCAATGGCAATACCGTAATCGTCGAAAGTGGCGTCGGCCGGATCATCGAAGTTGACCGGGACGGCAAGCTGGTGCATCAGTTTCCCCTGAAGAAGGGGGGCGCACAGTCCACCCGGTTGATGCGCATCACGCCGGAGGGGACCTACCTGGTCTGTTCCGAACAGCCGGGCGTTGTCATTGAATACGATCGTGACGGCAAGGTGATCTGGGAATATCCGATCGGCACCCGCGTCTACGGCGCCCTGCGTCTCAAGAACGGCAATACGCTCATCGCCTCGGGCAGCGGTCACAGCGTTCGCGAAGTGACACCCGATAAACGCACCATCTGGGAAGTCAAAGAACGCGTCCCGGGCACCAATGTAGCCCTCAAGTGGACCACTTGCCTGCAGGAACTCGACAACGGCAATTTGGTGATCGGCAACTGTCACGCCGGCCCTGAAAATCCACAGATCCTCGAACTCGACGATAACCGCAAGATCGTCTGGCAGTTCGATGAATTCGATCTGGTCGGCAACGGCCTGGCCTGCTGGGAAATTCTGGATGACGAACAGTCGAAACTGGTGCGGAAAAAGCTGCGGGCTCTTAAAGCGGAGTCGCCATGA
- a CDS encoding FG-GAP repeat domain-containing protein, with amino-acid sequence MFFRCTLILLGLLIHSPLDRTCSAADIFEKPVRLQADGKVIDTGEHWGHSSPCIEDLDGDGRDDLILGDFRGGFQFYQNVGTQQKPVYQNKGKIQADGKDAKVNIYCCVGAQPRFVDLDGDGIRDFISSSYDPGYCYFFRGLPDHKYAAPVELKDKTGVPVQSAVKPKQKVQSFGSFYMPVDWDNDGDFDLLIGCFDGQLKLRINEGTAEKYAFAADNLTVKADGKPLEVEKHCCPVVADWDQDGLWDLLAGSDEGSVTWFKNVGSKTVPKFAAGKVLVPKHAGDGYNQVIWDENKVVPGIRSQIEVVDFNQDGKLDLILGDFCSTYDFREDLTKKEKAEVEKLLSDAKSLGKAYREKVLALQEDFKKRYPGDQIYSEQATKEWSNAYKALKESPEAKQLEKLDAQFTRQMRPYLASTDGKRDHSYDLARGHGYVWLFLRK; translated from the coding sequence ATGTTTTTTCGCTGCACGTTGATACTGTTGGGGCTGCTGATTCACAGTCCGCTCGATCGTACCTGCTCAGCCGCTGACATTTTCGAAAAGCCAGTACGTCTGCAGGCGGATGGGAAAGTCATCGACACGGGGGAACACTGGGGGCACAGCAGTCCCTGTATCGAAGACCTGGACGGGGACGGGCGGGATGATCTGATCCTGGGGGATTTTCGAGGCGGTTTTCAGTTCTATCAAAATGTGGGAACCCAGCAAAAGCCGGTCTATCAAAACAAGGGCAAGATTCAGGCTGACGGCAAAGACGCCAAAGTGAATATTTACTGCTGTGTCGGTGCGCAGCCGCGGTTTGTCGATCTGGATGGTGACGGCATCCGGGATTTCATCAGCAGTTCCTATGATCCCGGCTACTGCTATTTTTTTCGCGGACTGCCGGACCACAAATATGCTGCACCGGTCGAGTTGAAAGATAAAACTGGGGTACCGGTACAAAGCGCTGTGAAACCGAAACAGAAAGTTCAGTCGTTCGGCAGTTTTTATATGCCGGTCGACTGGGACAACGACGGAGATTTTGACCTGTTGATCGGCTGCTTTGACGGTCAACTGAAACTGCGGATCAATGAAGGAACAGCGGAGAAATACGCCTTTGCTGCAGATAATCTGACCGTGAAGGCAGACGGTAAACCGCTGGAGGTGGAAAAACACTGCTGTCCGGTGGTGGCTGACTGGGACCAGGACGGCCTGTGGGATCTGCTGGCGGGTAGCGATGAAGGGAGTGTTACCTGGTTCAAAAATGTGGGCTCAAAAACGGTGCCCAAATTTGCCGCTGGTAAGGTTCTCGTCCCGAAGCATGCTGGGGACGGTTATAATCAGGTAATCTGGGATGAGAACAAGGTCGTACCCGGGATTCGCTCTCAAATTGAAGTCGTTGACTTTAACCAGGATGGTAAGCTGGATCTCATTCTCGGTGATTTTTGCTCAACATATGACTTTCGTGAGGACCTCACTAAAAAGGAAAAAGCAGAGGTAGAAAAACTGTTGTCAGATGCGAAATCACTTGGAAAAGCCTATCGAGAAAAAGTGCTGGCCCTTCAGGAAGATTTCAAAAAACGCTATCCAGGAGATCAAATCTATAGCGAACAGGCTACGAAAGAATGGAGCAATGCTTACAAAGCCTTAAAAGAAAGCCCCGAGGCAAAACAACTTGAAAAACTCGACGCACAATTCACCAGACAGATGCGTCCCTACTTGGCAAGTACCGATGGAAAGCGAGACCACAGCTATGATCTCGCCAGAGGGCACGGCTATGTCTGGCTGTTTCTGAGGAAATAA
- a CDS encoding protein-disulfide reductase DsbD domain-containing protein produces the protein MSNLTTNTESVFRTCLLPSVLWSACILITVSGCEKSELPEATPEKSPDAKLPQEETSPPPSDQQTQQAKNLDRSEGEQVTVILEVPDQPVKAGASFPLTVKFEIAPLWEIRTLDAQPAKVATQLKLELPDGFQAAGDWQAPPSGRSLSLDNHPVYAGEAEFRQTVQVDADVKPGEYTLSCQVQYQACDEQRCLSPVQKKLHVTVLVGESQTND, from the coding sequence ATGAGCAATCTCACAACGAATACTGAATCTGTTTTCCGCACCTGCCTGCTGCCATCCGTGCTGTGGTCGGCCTGTATTCTCATCACAGTATCTGGGTGTGAAAAGTCTGAACTGCCGGAAGCGACTCCCGAAAAGAGTCCTGATGCAAAACTTCCTCAAGAGGAAACCAGTCCCCCGCCATCAGATCAGCAGACGCAGCAGGCAAAAAACTTAGATCGGAGCGAAGGCGAGCAGGTCACCGTGATTCTGGAAGTTCCTGATCAACCAGTTAAAGCTGGCGCAAGCTTCCCGCTGACCGTCAAATTCGAAATCGCCCCGCTGTGGGAAATCCGCACACTTGATGCACAACCCGCAAAGGTCGCTACTCAACTTAAGCTGGAACTGCCGGACGGTTTTCAAGCAGCTGGAGACTGGCAGGCGCCTCCCTCAGGACGGTCGCTGTCCCTGGACAACCATCCGGTCTATGCAGGTGAGGCGGAATTTCGACAGACAGTCCAGGTGGACGCCGATGTCAAACCGGGAGAATATACACTGAGCTGCCAGGTACAATACCAGGCCTGTGATGAACAACGCTGTCTGAGTCCTGTGCAGAAAAAGCTGCATGTGACTGTACTGGTGGGCGAGTCACAGACAAACGATTAA
- a CDS encoding EF-hand domain-containing protein, producing the protein MRKISTLLTMFALLLFVSDAFAQRGGGGRGPRGGGGGGGGMQMMGQGGGGGQCQGGGGGGGGNSSMMQMMMRGNAMTNQTTTDTVDMVTQMMMSMDRNRDGVISANEVPAPLQNRLNGADANGDGVLSRLEQMAIIDRTKILSGRTNATGIGLNEQIFQQLDRNRDQTISRNEVPRSLQRLFRTLDTNQDGSLDSEEQAAVLAKVKDRLNPGTQRKKEPAL; encoded by the coding sequence ATGCGTAAAATCAGTACTTTGCTCACAATGTTCGCGCTGCTGCTGTTTGTCAGCGACGCCTTTGCCCAGCGGGGCGGGGGAGGTCGTGGACCACGCGGCGGTGGCGGTGGTGGTGGCGGGATGCAGATGATGGGTCAGGGAGGCGGAGGAGGCCAGTGCCAGGGAGGCGGCGGTGGCGGCGGCGGTAACAGTTCGATGATGCAGATGATGATGCGTGGCAATGCCATGACGAACCAGACTACGACCGACACGGTCGACATGGTCACCCAGATGATGATGTCGATGGACCGGAACAGAGACGGAGTGATTTCCGCAAACGAAGTTCCTGCGCCGCTGCAGAACCGTTTGAATGGTGCTGATGCAAATGGTGACGGCGTCCTCAGTCGACTGGAACAGATGGCGATCATCGACCGGACAAAAATTCTGAGCGGTCGAACCAATGCGACGGGAATTGGCCTGAATGAGCAAATCTTTCAGCAGCTCGATCGCAACCGCGACCAGACCATCAGTCGCAATGAAGTCCCCCGTTCGTTACAGCGTCTGTTCCGTACGCTGGATACGAATCAGGATGGTTCACTGGATTCAGAAGAGCAGGCTGCTGTTCTGGCGAAAGTGAAAGACCGATTGAACCCAGGAACTCAACGCAAGAAGGAACCTGCCTTGTAG